In a single window of the Littorina saxatilis isolate snail1 linkage group LG5, US_GU_Lsax_2.0, whole genome shotgun sequence genome:
- the LOC138966160 gene encoding uncharacterized protein, translating to MRPVNNINNNNHQQQTSIARPPPPSSTSTTQPVQTLTNGLNQSSDAQYSRPNGQNQSSDVLYSGPNGQNQSSDAQYARPLSVASLLGSVKRRSLSSGVKRARSEEEGASAGSTTDIIRLSMKEFAPEATQVNLFPGKVSPDDVDDFLKQDREEMHAEVREYLFATPTIVHNDIATTAGVALSCVSKFLVGNFSALPSDVLRQLSLWFLSVWPYKKKTKQRTGPRPILPRPPPPQQLQQCNLQTTQLLQDIIQERINCGVPTTSAGF from the exons ATGAGACCAGTGaataacatcaacaacaacaatcaccaACAACAGACCTCCATCGCTCGACCACCTCCTCCCAGCTCAACCAGTACTACTCAACCAGTGCAGACTCTTACCAACGGACTAAATCAGAGCAGTGATGCTCAGTACTCTAGGCCTAACGGACAAAACCAGAGCAGTGATGTTCTGTACTCTGGGCCTAACGGACAAAACCAGAGCAGTGACGCTCAGTACGCAAGGCCTCTTTCTGTTGCGTCGCTGCTGGGAAGTGTCAAAAGGCGCAGTCTGAGTTCTGGGGTGAAGCGGGCGAGAAGTGAAGAAGAGGGTGCGTCTGCTGGCAGTACCACTGACATTATTCGGTTGTCCATGAAAGAATTTGCACCAGAGGCTACGCAAGTCAATTTGTTTCCAGGGAAAGTAAGCCCTGATGATGTGGATGACTTCTTGAA ACAGGACAGAGAAGAGATGCATGCAGAAGTTCGAGAGTACCTTTTTGCTACACCAACCATTGTTCACAATGACATTGCCACAACAGCTG GGGTTGCTTTAAGCTGTGTCAGCAAGTTTCTGGTCGGCAACTTCTCAGCGCTGCCGTCGGATGTTCTTCGACAGTTAAGTCTGTGGTTCCTTTCGGTATGGCCTTACAAGAAAAAGACCAAGCAGCGAACAGGGCCGCGACCAATTTTACCGCGGCCACCACCACCGCAACAACTACAGCAGTGCAACCTGCAGACCACACAACTTCTGCAGGACATAATTCAGGAGAGAATCAACTGTGGTGTGCCAACTACAAGTGCAGGTTTTTAA
- the LOC138966159 gene encoding homeobox-containing protein 1-like: MDVKPFDGFQGLSGGSGMGEVDGLMVNFTPRRERFTFRKKHLEVLETYFKTNQYPTFEERTEIAQRCNDIMEVVVGRGLADKEKMTPQNVAYWFSNRRKDIKRMAREAIDSS, from the exons ATGGACGTAAAACCATTTGACGGCTTTCAGGGACTGTCAGGGGGTTCTGGGATGGGAGAGGTGGATGGTCTGATGGTAAACTTCACGCCGCGGCGAGAAAGATTCACATTCCGAAAGAAGCATCTGGAAGTGTTAGAGACCTACTTCAAAACCAACCAGTACCCCACTTTTGAAGAGCGCACGGAAATTGCTCAGAGGTGTAATGACATCATGGAAGTTGTGG TTGGTCGAGGGCTCGCTGACAAGGAAAAGATGACCCCACAGAACGTTGCATACTGGTTCAGTAATCGCCGCAAAGACATCAAACGTATGGCCAGAGAAG CAATCGATTCGAGTTGA